From the Chthoniobacterales bacterium genome, one window contains:
- a CDS encoding ABC transporter permease codes for MIPDLKYAFRSLVKSPAFTLIAIITLALGMGAATAIFSVVDAVLLRPAPYPNPERLVEVRELDERGRGMPVCEANYNDLAGRNHSFEASARYSVWTQPVAGGRDAIRANTALVSADFFRVLGIQPMMGRFFSGNKPENVAVVSYSFWKSQLGAPASLDGINLRFANRSFAVIGVVPAELEFPSSADLWYPAETLPPNTSRSGHNWKVAARVKAGVTLEQARGDIATIGQQLKQEYGREIDAASFAALPLRERSVQDVRRVLYVLCGAVGVLLLIAGSNVGNLLLVRATVRRKEIALRAALGASSGRLARQFIIEALLLTIFGAALGAIFSAWGVDLIVGLYHGSLPQVGKIGLNPNVLLLSTGVAIVLGIVLGLVPAAHASRNRLQNDLQDAGRGQSASRANRRIRNGLIVGQVALTMMLLVGAGLLARSFQQLLAINPGFVTQSAVAMTVSMPDPEDLADRRRLAQAYQQLLARVESIPGVTSVGGTDVLPMSGNGANGRFLIEEGGVTVGSMEEFGKKMTALMGTDRIGDAQHRVASGGYFTTMHIPLLRGRTFQESDGPDSPHVAVISESLAKRYFSNTDPLGKQIQFGNMDGDLHLLNIVGVVGDVRDQTLEADPQPTVYVNYFQRGSASDFSYVVRAQSDARSLISALRREAQSANPEMPIKFETLEQLISSSLDNRRFGMVMVGEFAGAALLLAMVGLYGVMAYITAQRTTEIGIRMALGAQRFDMLRMIFRQSFALVLAGVVVGTLASVALTRLLSTMLYGVQTTDVVTYGSVIGLLIAAAALASYIPARRAMKVDPMVALRYE; via the coding sequence ATGATTCCAGACCTGAAATACGCATTTCGTTCCCTGGTAAAATCGCCGGCGTTTACCTTAATCGCCATCATCACGCTCGCGCTCGGGATGGGCGCGGCCACAGCGATCTTCAGCGTGGTCGATGCAGTTCTCCTTCGGCCGGCGCCGTATCCGAACCCCGAGCGTTTGGTCGAGGTTCGCGAGCTCGACGAACGCGGCAGAGGTATGCCGGTTTGCGAAGCGAACTATAACGATCTCGCGGGGCGCAATCACAGTTTCGAAGCGAGCGCGCGCTATTCGGTCTGGACCCAACCGGTGGCGGGCGGTCGAGACGCCATCCGGGCAAACACGGCCCTGGTCTCTGCGGATTTCTTTCGCGTGCTCGGCATCCAGCCGATGATGGGTCGTTTCTTCTCGGGCAATAAGCCGGAGAACGTCGCGGTTGTTAGCTACTCATTTTGGAAAAGTCAGCTCGGTGCGCCGGCGAGTCTTGATGGGATAAATTTGCGCTTCGCCAATCGCAGTTTCGCGGTTATCGGCGTTGTGCCGGCGGAGCTTGAATTTCCTTCCAGCGCCGATCTCTGGTATCCGGCGGAAACGCTTCCACCAAACACTTCGCGAAGCGGTCACAATTGGAAGGTCGCGGCGCGGGTGAAGGCGGGCGTCACGCTCGAGCAGGCCCGTGGCGACATCGCGACGATCGGTCAGCAATTGAAACAGGAATACGGCCGCGAGATCGATGCGGCCAGCTTCGCAGCGCTGCCCTTGCGGGAGCGAAGCGTGCAGGACGTGCGTCGCGTCCTTTACGTTTTGTGCGGTGCGGTGGGCGTATTGTTGCTCATCGCCGGTTCGAACGTGGGTAACCTGTTGCTCGTCCGGGCAACCGTCCGCCGAAAGGAAATTGCGTTGCGCGCTGCTCTCGGCGCGTCAAGCGGACGACTGGCGCGCCAATTCATCATCGAGGCGCTTCTCCTCACAATATTCGGCGCGGCCCTTGGCGCGATTTTCTCGGCCTGGGGTGTCGATCTGATCGTGGGCTTGTATCACGGAAGTCTCCCCCAGGTGGGAAAGATTGGCCTCAACCCGAACGTGCTTCTGTTGTCGACCGGCGTGGCCATCGTCCTCGGGATCGTGCTTGGACTTGTGCCCGCCGCGCACGCCTCCCGAAATCGGCTGCAAAACGATTTGCAGGATGCCGGTCGCGGGCAATCGGCGAGCCGCGCGAATCGCCGGATCCGCAACGGACTCATCGTGGGCCAGGTCGCGCTTACCATGATGTTGCTTGTCGGCGCGGGTTTGCTCGCCCGCAGTTTCCAGCAACTGCTCGCGATCAATCCGGGGTTCGTCACCCAAAGCGCCGTGGCAATGACCGTCTCGATGCCTGACCCGGAGGATTTGGCGGACAGACGGCGGCTCGCACAGGCCTACCAGCAATTACTCGCCCGGGTCGAAAGCATCCCCGGTGTGACCAGTGTCGGCGGCACCGATGTTTTGCCAATGAGCGGCAATGGCGCCAACGGCCGCTTCCTGATCGAGGAGGGCGGCGTGACCGTCGGTTCGATGGAGGAGTTTGGAAAGAAGATGACCGCACTGATGGGGACGGATCGGATCGGCGACGCCCAGCATCGCGTCGCCAGCGGCGGCTATTTCACCACCATGCACATTCCGCTGTTGCGTGGACGCACTTTCCAGGAAAGCGACGGGCCGGACAGTCCGCACGTCGCCGTGATCAGCGAATCGCTCGCGAAGCGATATTTCTCGAACACGGATCCGCTCGGAAAGCAGATCCAGTTCGGGAACATGGATGGCGATCTGCATTTGCTGAATATCGTCGGGGTGGTGGGAGATGTGCGCGACCAGACGCTCGAGGCAGATCCGCAGCCGACCGTTTACGTAAACTACTTCCAGCGGGGTTCGGCCTCCGACTTTTCGTACGTCGTGCGCGCGCAGAGTGACGCGAGGTCGTTGATCAGCGCGTTGCGCCGTGAAGCGCAGTCGGCGAATCCCGAAATGCCGATCAAGTTCGAGACGCTGGAACAGCTTATCTCGTCTTCGCTGGACAACCGGCGTTTCGGCATGGTGATGGTGGGTGAATTTGCGGGCGCAGCGCTGCTGCTTGCGATGGTGGGGCTCTACGGCGTGATGGCTTACATCACAGCGCAACGCACGACGGAGATCGGAATTCGAATGGCACTCGGGGCCCAGCGCTTCGATATGTTGCGCATGATTTTCCGGCAAAGTTTCGCGCTTGTGCTCGCCGGCGTCGTCGTCGGTAC
- a CDS encoding ABC transporter permease — protein sequence MLTDLKYAFRMLIKAPVFAIIAILTLALGIGANSAIFSVIDTVMLRPLPFKNPDEIVNVWGRYANDKGKVRGNVHSFPDYADLRDQSQSFAAMATYTRTGGTLSLVEDAKALEGLAITPEVFDVLGVQPMLGRGFTREDAKNEADRVVVLTYPLWKSAFGGDSKIIGQKVTISARPHTVVGVMPPGWKFPVEDEHIDYALPLEYLGQQFLTNRGSHFLTVVGRLKPGVSIQTAEAETTAIASRLSKQYPDTNLNFIGTSVVKLHTDVVGDVRPALLVLLGAVALVLLIACANVANLLLARAASRSREIAIRTALGASRVLVVRQLLCESLLLAVLGGAAGLLLAWWGVDLLGAAGPQGLPHLGEIKVNTTVAAFTFALAIGSTLLFGLIPALQVSRPAVNESLQQGAKGSTGGLHTNRLRAFLVVSQVSLSLLLLAGAGLLIKSFLNLRATNPGFDPVRVLTLSITLPKIRYPEVDQQIRTYDLIMEKIGAVPGVEAAGGVNPIPLGDNQRSQSFMPSGAAPLPRGNHPGASYLLAKPDYFKTMKIPVLQGRDFTRADTKDSPLVIMINEAFAQKHFPGKNPIGQQVMVDQAQNKVDTREVIGVVANTRHDSLAEPQGPEMYIPFAQDPGRSLDIVLRVSSTNLVGLNGDVKRAIHEVDKDTYVPTLEPMTAFVDRHLAQPKFNMLLLAVFAGVAMVLAAIGIYGVIAYSVTQRTREIGIRMALGAQKAQMLGMVLRQSMTLVIIGIVVGFVVALAATRVMATLLYGVGANDVSIYAAVILLLGAAAMLASYVPARRAMKVDPMVALRYE from the coding sequence ATGCTAACCGACCTAAAATACGCCTTCCGGATGCTGATCAAAGCACCGGTCTTCGCCATCATCGCCATTCTCACCCTCGCGCTCGGGATCGGCGCGAACAGCGCGATCTTCAGCGTGATCGACACCGTCATGCTCCGGCCGTTGCCGTTCAAGAACCCGGACGAGATCGTCAACGTTTGGGGCCGCTATGCGAACGACAAGGGCAAAGTCCGCGGCAATGTTCACTCGTTCCCGGATTACGCGGACCTGCGCGATCAAAGCCAGAGCTTCGCGGCGATGGCGACCTACACGCGCACTGGCGGAACCTTATCGCTCGTCGAAGACGCCAAGGCGCTGGAAGGCCTCGCGATTACGCCAGAAGTGTTCGATGTCCTGGGTGTCCAGCCGATGCTCGGCCGCGGGTTCACCAGGGAAGACGCGAAAAATGAAGCGGACCGGGTCGTGGTCCTGACTTATCCGCTTTGGAAAAGCGCGTTCGGCGGCGATTCGAAGATTATCGGTCAGAAGGTCACGATCTCGGCGCGTCCGCATACGGTCGTCGGCGTGATGCCTCCGGGCTGGAAATTCCCGGTCGAGGACGAACACATCGATTATGCCTTGCCGCTCGAATATCTCGGACAGCAATTCCTGACCAATCGCGGCTCTCATTTTCTGACGGTGGTGGGCCGGCTGAAGCCGGGGGTGAGCATTCAGACAGCGGAAGCGGAAACGACTGCGATCGCGAGCCGCCTTTCGAAGCAATATCCGGATACAAACCTGAACTTCATCGGAACGTCGGTGGTGAAACTGCACACCGATGTCGTGGGCGACGTTCGTCCGGCCTTGCTCGTTCTTTTGGGCGCGGTTGCGCTGGTCTTGCTCATCGCGTGCGCCAACGTCGCGAATCTTCTTCTGGCGCGAGCCGCCTCGCGCAGTCGCGAGATCGCGATCCGCACCGCGCTCGGCGCGAGTCGCGTGTTGGTCGTCCGGCAATTGCTTTGCGAAAGCCTGTTGCTTGCGGTCCTCGGTGGCGCTGCCGGTTTGCTTCTCGCGTGGTGGGGAGTCGATCTGCTCGGGGCCGCTGGTCCGCAGGGCTTGCCGCACCTTGGCGAGATCAAGGTCAACACGACGGTCGCCGCGTTCACTTTCGCCCTGGCGATTGGAAGCACGCTGCTCTTCGGTCTCATTCCCGCGCTCCAGGTATCGCGGCCCGCGGTCAATGAATCGCTCCAGCAGGGCGCGAAAGGCTCGACCGGTGGACTGCATACCAATCGTCTCCGCGCTTTTCTCGTTGTCTCGCAGGTTTCGCTTTCGCTGCTTTTGCTCGCCGGCGCCGGCCTCTTGATTAAGAGCTTCCTCAATCTCCGCGCGACCAATCCAGGTTTCGATCCCGTCCGAGTCCTGACGTTGTCGATCACTTTGCCGAAGATTCGTTATCCCGAGGTCGACCAGCAAATCCGGACTTACGACCTGATCATGGAGAAGATCGGGGCCGTTCCTGGCGTCGAAGCAGCGGGCGGCGTGAATCCGATCCCGCTCGGCGACAATCAGCGCTCCCAGTCGTTCATGCCCAGCGGGGCGGCGCCGTTGCCGCGGGGCAATCATCCGGGTGCGAGTTACCTGCTGGCGAAGCCGGATTATTTCAAGACAATGAAGATCCCCGTCCTCCAGGGGCGCGACTTTACTCGCGCGGACACCAAGGATTCGCCTTTGGTGATCATGATCAACGAAGCGTTTGCCCAAAAACATTTCCCCGGAAAGAACCCAATCGGTCAGCAGGTAATGGTCGATCAGGCGCAAAACAAGGTCGACACGCGCGAAGTGATCGGGGTAGTTGCCAATACCCGGCATGATTCGCTCGCGGAGCCGCAGGGGCCCGAAATGTATATCCCGTTCGCGCAGGACCCGGGGCGCAGCCTCGACATCGTCCTGCGCGTCAGCTCGACGAATCTCGTCGGCCTCAACGGCGACGTGAAACGCGCGATTCATGAAGTGGACAAGGACACCTACGTGCCGACGCTCGAGCCGATGACCGCATTCGTTGACCGGCATCTTGCCCAGCCAAAATTCAACATGCTGCTGCTCGCGGTGTTCGCCGGCGTCGCGATGGTGCTCGCGGCGATCGGGATCTACGGCGTGATTGCCTACAGCGTCACCCAGCGGACCCGCGAGATCGGGATCCGGATGGCGCTCGGCGCCCAGAAAGCGCAAATGCTCGGGATGGTGCTGCGGCAAAGCATGACATTGGTGATCATTGGAATCGTGGTCGGCTTTGTGGTGGCGCTCGCCGCAACCCGAGTGATGGCGACGTTGCTCTACGGCGTCGGCGCAAACGACGTCTCGATTTATGCAGCCGTGATCCTTTTGCTTGGCGCCGCAGCCATGCTGGCCAGTTACGTCCCCGCGCGCCGGGCCATGAAAGTCGATCCGATGGTCGCGTTGCGCTACGAGTAG
- a CDS encoding ABC transporter ATP-binding protein, producing MITLKHLERFYPLAKGKFFYVLRDINLEVNEGDFVSIMGPSGAGKSSLLHVLGMHDHAWSGEYFFDDVGVHSLKPKERATLRNEKIGFVFQAYHLLDDLTVYENLDIPLSYRHVSKSGRDSIVCDTLDKFHIVGKKDLYPRQLSGGQQQLVSIARAMIANPKLILADEPTGNLHSDQGKEIMEMFKSLNEQGTTIIQVTHSDVNAAYGNRIIQLRDGFIV from the coding sequence ATGATCACACTCAAACACCTCGAGCGCTTTTATCCGCTCGCGAAAGGGAAGTTCTTTTACGTCCTCCGCGACATCAACCTGGAGGTGAACGAAGGCGACTTCGTCTCCATCATGGGACCGTCCGGCGCCGGGAAATCGTCGTTGCTTCACGTCCTCGGCATGCACGACCACGCCTGGAGCGGCGAGTATTTCTTCGACGACGTCGGGGTCCACAGCCTGAAGCCGAAGGAGCGCGCCACGCTCCGGAACGAAAAGATCGGCTTTGTTTTCCAGGCTTACCATCTTCTCGACGACCTGACCGTTTACGAGAATCTCGACATCCCGCTGTCGTATCGACACGTCAGCAAATCCGGACGGGATTCGATCGTCTGCGATACGCTCGACAAGTTTCACATCGTCGGAAAGAAGGACCTCTATCCGCGCCAGCTCTCGGGCGGCCAGCAACAGCTCGTCAGCATCGCCCGCGCCATGATCGCAAACCCGAAGCTCATCCTGGCGGACGAGCCGACCGGCAACCTGCACTCGGACCAGGGGAAGGAAATCATGGAGATGTTCAAGAGCCTGAACGAGCAGGGGACGACGATCATCCAGGTGACCCACTCCGATGTGAACGCCGCCTACGGCAATCGCATCATCCAACTCCGAGACGGCTTCATCGTCTGA
- a CDS encoding ABC transporter permease has protein sequence MNTLIQDIRYGLRLLLKNKGFTIVAILALGLGIGANTAIFSLVNGVLLRPLQFPDAERIVYFEGKNPTAGITDSNISFLDFTDWSKQTDLFASTAAYWTASANLGADGAEPERVPRAGVTTGFFNVLGVQPFLGRAFLPEDDKPGTITTAIISHGLWKRRFGSDPAIVGKQVQISSRPITVLGVMPPGFEYPEQTQIWVTSAVNLSEEPRDNRSWSAIARLNPGIDVQKTQTRLSAINAQLDKQFHESNKGWDVSVSTLHERLVREVKPSLLALLGAVGLVLLIACANVANLLLARSAARQKEIAIRAAMGASRSRVLRQMLTESLLLSIIGGMAGLLLSMWLTQVLMSMLPEGAPRLDQIGIDYRVLTFALGVSAVTGILFGIAPALQASKLDVTSSLKEGGRSGEGHRRTSARSLLLIGEVALSLMLLVGAGLLIKSFLRLQEIRPGFNAHNVLIANLALPGAKYKDQQFVEFFRQLKERLEAAPGVQAVGGSVNLPLNASGYMIGRGFIPEGRPLTVDENRDAMFSTITGDYFRALQIPLLAGRTFELRDNADGPKVVIINETIAKHHFGSPAEAIGKRLSIWHDEKFMREIVGVVGDTKTGSFTGEGGAQIYVPHAQDSQWNFMGMVIRTAGDPAAFATTLRREVQALDKDQPVYNVRTLDDVVANSLGTRRVSMQLFAVFAAAALLLAALGIYGVMAYSVTQRTQEIGIRMALGAQKSDVLGLVIRQGMILTVIGVVVGIAGAFALSRLIANLLFGVAATDPLTFAAIPLLLLFVALVACYLPARRAARLDPKIALAQS, from the coding sequence ATGAACACACTCATCCAGGATATTCGTTACGGCCTTCGTCTCCTTCTCAAGAACAAAGGCTTTACCATCGTCGCCATTCTTGCGCTTGGTCTCGGCATCGGCGCGAATACCGCCATTTTCAGTCTGGTGAACGGCGTTCTTCTCCGTCCGCTTCAGTTTCCGGACGCCGAGCGCATCGTCTACTTCGAAGGCAAAAATCCCACCGCGGGCATTACCGACAGCAACATCTCGTTTCTCGACTTTACCGATTGGTCAAAACAAACCGATCTTTTTGCGAGCACGGCCGCCTACTGGACCGCTAGCGCCAACCTCGGCGCCGATGGAGCGGAGCCGGAACGCGTGCCACGCGCTGGAGTGACGACCGGGTTCTTCAACGTCCTCGGGGTTCAGCCTTTTCTCGGGCGAGCGTTCCTTCCTGAGGACGACAAGCCAGGGACAATAACCACCGCGATCATCAGCCATGGTCTGTGGAAGCGCCGCTTTGGATCCGATCCGGCCATCGTCGGAAAGCAGGTCCAAATCAGCTCGAGGCCCATCACCGTTCTTGGTGTGATGCCGCCGGGGTTTGAATATCCGGAGCAAACGCAAATCTGGGTGACAAGCGCGGTCAATCTTTCGGAAGAACCGCGCGATAACCGCTCGTGGTCCGCCATCGCGCGTCTGAATCCCGGGATCGACGTGCAGAAAACGCAAACTCGTCTGAGCGCGATCAACGCGCAGCTCGACAAGCAATTTCACGAGTCGAACAAAGGCTGGGATGTTTCTGTTTCGACTTTGCACGAAAGGCTCGTTCGAGAAGTAAAGCCGTCTCTCCTCGCTCTCCTCGGCGCCGTCGGTCTGGTTCTCCTCATTGCCTGCGCGAACGTCGCCAATCTGCTTCTGGCGCGAAGTGCCGCGCGGCAAAAGGAAATTGCGATCCGGGCCGCGATGGGCGCGAGCCGCTCGCGCGTTCTCCGGCAGATGCTGACGGAAAGTTTGCTGCTTTCGATCATCGGCGGGATGGCCGGACTTCTCCTCAGCATGTGGCTAACCCAGGTGCTGATGTCGATGTTGCCCGAAGGCGCACCGCGGCTTGACCAGATCGGGATCGATTATCGCGTCCTAACTTTCGCGCTGGGCGTCTCTGCAGTGACTGGAATTCTCTTCGGCATCGCCCCGGCCCTCCAGGCCTCGAAGCTCGACGTTACCAGCTCGCTGAAAGAAGGCGGGCGCAGCGGCGAAGGACATCGCCGGACGAGCGCGCGCAGCCTGCTCTTGATCGGTGAGGTGGCCCTCTCGCTCATGCTGCTGGTCGGCGCGGGATTGCTTATCAAGAGCTTCCTTCGTCTCCAGGAAATACGGCCGGGCTTTAATGCGCACAATGTCCTCATCGCCAACCTGGCGTTGCCCGGTGCGAAGTACAAAGATCAACAGTTCGTGGAGTTCTTCCGGCAGTTAAAAGAGCGGCTGGAGGCGGCGCCGGGCGTGCAAGCAGTGGGGGGTAGCGTCAATCTTCCGCTGAACGCAAGCGGTTACATGATTGGACGCGGGTTTATTCCGGAAGGCCGGCCGCTCACGGTGGACGAAAACAGGGACGCGATGTTTTCCACCATCACGGGGGATTATTTTCGCGCCCTGCAAATTCCGTTGCTGGCCGGACGCACCTTTGAACTGCGCGACAATGCTGACGGGCCGAAGGTGGTCATCATCAATGAAACCATCGCAAAACATCATTTCGGTTCACCGGCGGAGGCGATCGGCAAGCGCCTTTCCATCTGGCACGACGAAAAATTCATGCGCGAAATTGTCGGCGTGGTCGGCGATACGAAGACGGGTTCTTTCACCGGGGAAGGCGGTGCGCAAATCTATGTGCCGCACGCTCAGGACTCGCAATGGAATTTCATGGGGATGGTCATTCGCACGGCAGGCGATCCGGCGGCGTTCGCCACCACGCTGCGCCGCGAAGTCCAGGCGCTGGACAAGGACCAGCCGGTTTACAATGTCCGGACGCTGGATGACGTAGTCGCGAACTCGTTAGGCACGCGTCGCGTGTCGATGCAGCTCTTCGCCGTTTTCGCCGCCGCGGCCCTGCTTTTGGCGGCCCTTGGCATTTACGGTGTGATGGCCTACTCGGTGACGCAACGAACCCAGGAAATCGGAATCCGCATGGCGCTCGGCGCGCAAAAGTCCGACGTGCTTGGGCTCGTAATCCGGCAAGGCATGATTCTGACCGTGATTGGTGTTGTGGTCGGTATCGCTGGCGCCTTCGCCCTTAGCCGGCTCATTGCGAACCTTCTCTTTGGCGTGGCCGCGACCGATCCGCTGACCTTCGCCGCAATTCCCTTGTTGCTCCTTTTCGTGGCGCTGGTTGCTTGTTACCTCCCAGCGCGGCGCGCCGCGCGCCTGGACCCGAAAATCGCCCTGGCGCAAAGCTAA
- a CDS encoding ABC transporter permease yields the protein MDTLLQDIRFGARMLFKSPGFTAVAIISLALGIGANTAVFSVVNAALLKTLPYQNPESLVLVWGEDKAAGSLRGQVSATDIADYRARNHVFEEISTYTDFRPVLTGAGEPERIFGAQVGDGFFDVMQAKPLLGRFFTPEEQVDGKDYVAVLGYALWQKRFAGDPNIVGKTITLSARPYTVIGVLPASFHSLPTGLLPAPAEFYRPVAEQPAEKDRGSRHLRAIARLKPGVSLARAQAEMALIAKQLQAEHPESDSNAGIHLVNLREDLVSPARPALVMLLGAVVFLLLIACANVGNLLLARSIGRYREVAIRAAVGASRSRLIRQFMTESILLATAGGALGVVTAMWCTSAIEALGSRLVPMLATVEIDGGVLGFAFVMSLLTGVAFGSAPALRASRVNLNETLNDGGRTPGAGSMRSPLRSALVVTEIALAMVLLIAAGLLIKTVVQLNNVNPGFKARQLVTMNVWLPRAKYPKAEQWNGFFDRLIQRLRALPAVEDAGLTSVLPVGDNFDRRTIEIEGQPRPPGELPDIDNYFVTPDYARTMAIPLVRGRPLRLEDTAEAPLAVLVSEAMARKFWPNEEAVGKRVRFYASAPGQQNPWRTVVGVVGDVKQYGLDTSGGVALYVPLLQQSQSTLTLVVRTRTEPAAMIETVRREILAIDPEQAVFNVATMDEVLVKSISLRRVSMFLLAGFAGLALLLAAIGIYGVLAQTVVQRTHEIGIRMALGAQARDVLKLIVRQGMSLTLAGIVIGLIGAFSLTRLLASLLFGVGATDPATFVWIPVVLAAVSFFACYLPARRAARLDPIKALASN from the coding sequence ATGGACACCCTTCTCCAGGACATTCGTTTTGGCGCCCGCATGCTTTTCAAGAGTCCGGGATTCACGGCGGTCGCGATCATCTCACTAGCGCTCGGCATTGGCGCAAACACCGCGGTCTTTAGCGTCGTAAACGCTGCCCTTCTCAAGACGCTTCCGTATCAGAATCCCGAGTCGCTTGTTCTCGTCTGGGGCGAAGACAAAGCCGCGGGGAGCTTGCGCGGCCAGGTTTCCGCGACCGACATCGCCGATTACCGCGCTCGGAATCACGTCTTTGAAGAGATCAGTACGTATACGGACTTTCGTCCCGTGTTAACCGGTGCGGGCGAACCCGAACGAATTTTCGGTGCCCAGGTCGGCGACGGCTTCTTCGACGTGATGCAGGCGAAGCCGTTGCTGGGCCGATTCTTCACGCCCGAAGAACAGGTGGACGGGAAAGATTACGTCGCGGTCCTGGGTTACGCTCTTTGGCAAAAACGGTTTGCCGGTGACCCGAACATCGTTGGCAAGACCATCACCCTCAGCGCCCGGCCGTACACGGTTATCGGCGTTTTGCCGGCGAGTTTCCATTCTTTGCCCACTGGCCTGCTCCCGGCGCCGGCAGAATTTTATCGACCGGTGGCGGAACAGCCTGCTGAAAAGGACCGCGGCAGCCGGCATCTGCGTGCCATCGCGCGGCTCAAGCCTGGGGTTAGTCTCGCGCGGGCGCAGGCGGAGATGGCTCTGATTGCGAAGCAGCTTCAGGCTGAGCACCCGGAAAGCGATTCCAACGCCGGCATTCATCTGGTCAATCTCCGCGAAGATTTGGTGAGTCCGGCGCGGCCTGCGCTCGTCATGTTGTTGGGAGCGGTTGTGTTCCTATTGCTGATTGCCTGCGCGAATGTCGGCAATCTTTTGCTCGCCCGGTCGATCGGCCGCTATCGCGAAGTGGCGATTCGCGCGGCGGTTGGCGCGAGCCGATCGCGTTTGATCCGGCAGTTCATGACGGAAAGCATCCTGCTCGCAACGGCGGGCGGCGCGCTTGGGGTGGTGACGGCGATGTGGTGCACGAGCGCGATCGAGGCGCTGGGTTCGCGCCTCGTCCCGATGCTCGCCACAGTGGAGATCGACGGCGGCGTGCTGGGGTTCGCTTTTGTGATGTCGTTGTTGACCGGCGTGGCGTTCGGCTCAGCCCCGGCCTTGCGGGCGTCGAGGGTGAATCTCAATGAAACTCTTAACGATGGCGGCCGGACGCCCGGTGCCGGTTCCATGCGCAGCCCGCTTCGAAGCGCGCTCGTCGTGACCGAGATCGCGCTCGCGATGGTGTTGTTGATCGCCGCCGGATTGTTGATCAAGACGGTTGTTCAGCTCAACAACGTCAATCCAGGCTTCAAGGCCCGGCAGCTGGTGACGATGAATGTCTGGCTGCCCCGTGCGAAGTATCCCAAGGCCGAGCAGTGGAATGGATTCTTTGATCGACTTATTCAGCGATTGCGCGCTCTGCCCGCCGTCGAAGACGCCGGCCTGACGAGCGTTTTGCCGGTTGGCGATAATTTTGATCGGCGGACGATCGAGATCGAGGGACAACCACGGCCGCCCGGTGAGTTGCCGGACATCGATAATTATTTCGTGACGCCGGATTATGCGCGGACAATGGCCATTCCGCTTGTTCGTGGCCGGCCGCTCCGGTTGGAGGATACGGCGGAGGCCCCGCTGGCCGTCCTCGTGAGCGAAGCGATGGCCAGAAAATTTTGGCCGAACGAAGAGGCGGTCGGAAAACGGGTTCGGTTTTATGCCTCGGCTCCAGGCCAGCAGAATCCGTGGAGGACGGTGGTGGGCGTCGTCGGGGACGTGAAGCAATACGGACTCGACACTTCCGGCGGGGTCGCGCTCTATGTCCCGCTGCTGCAACAGTCGCAATCGACGCTCACGCTGGTCGTCCGCACCCGCACCGAACCGGCGGCCATGATTGAAACTGTCCGGCGCGAGATCCTCGCCATCGATCCCGAGCAGGCGGTCTTTAATGTCGCCACCATGGACGAGGTGCTGGTGAAGTCGATTTCGTTGCGCCGCGTCTCCATGTTCCTTCTCGCCGGCTTCGCGGGGCTCGCTCTGCTTCTGGCCGCGATCGGAATTTACGGGGTTCTCGCCCAAACCGTTGTGCAGCGAACGCATGAGATCGGCATTCGCATGGCGCTCGGGGCGCAGGCCCGCGACGTTTTGAAACTAATCGTCAGGCAAGGCATGTCGCTCACGCTGGCCGGTATTGTCATCGGCTTGATCGGCGCGTTCTCGCTCACGCGATTGCTCGCCAGCCTTCTCTTCGGTGTCGGCGCCACCGATCCGGCGACCTTCGTGTGGATCCCGGTGGTGCTCGCCGCGGTTTCCTTTTTCGCCTGTTACCTTCCGGCTCGACGCGCGGCCCGGCTCGATCCGATCAAAGCCCTCGCCAGCAATTAA